Proteins found in one Pocillopora verrucosa isolate sample1 chromosome 12, ASM3666991v2, whole genome shotgun sequence genomic segment:
- the LOC131785094 gene encoding uncharacterized protein, translating to MAAKELLCFLFVCFFALGSATYCTYDSGCSYSESCCTDKVCRERCHYCLYDYQCGTNEQCCNGKCISSFSSCSCTYDYQCDIGEQCCKSKCISSSSSCSCTYDYQCGSSKKCCKSKCINSLSSCFCSYDYQCESSKKCCNSKCINSSSSCYCSSHYQCDLDEDCCGGVCSSYCGWSGGSIAGTVIGTIIFFAIIISIVSCCCCACCPYYRYRTPGAVVVAGQQPQQQIFSIQMMTTQQVHAPPPVNYNLPSPDGYDQPPPAGYNLPPPAGYDQPPPGFNQAPPPYASYPPPPNQYPPPLRQA from the coding sequence ATGGCCGCTAAGGAGCTTTTATGCTTTCTTTTCGTCTGCTTCTTTGCCTTGGGAAGTGCTACCTACTGTACTTACGACAGTGGTTGTTCCTATAGTGAGTCCTGTTGTACAGATAAAGTCTGTAGAGAGAGATGTCACTACTGTTTGTACGACTACCAGTGTGGAACGAACGAGCAATGCTGTAATGGGAAATGTATCAGCAGTTTCTCTTCATGTTCGTGTACGTACGACTACCAATGTGACATTGGCGAACAGTGCTGTAAAAGCAAATGCATCAGTAGCTCTTCTTCCTGTTCCTGCACGTACGACTACCAATGTGGATCGAGCAAGAAATGCTGTAAAAGCAAATGTATCAATAGTTTATCCTCTTGTTTCTGTTCGTATGACTACCAATGTGAATCGAGCAAGAAATGTTGTAATAGCAAGTGCATTAACAGTTCGTCATCTTGCTACTGTTCGTCCCACTACCAGTGTGACCTTGATGAGGATTGTTGTGGGGGAGTTTGTTCCTCATACTGTGGTTGGAGCGGCGGGTCTATTGCAGGCACTGTTATCGGCacgattattttttttgcaatcatcATTTCCATCGTATCCTGCTGCTGCTGCGCTTGTTGCCCGTACTACCGCTATCGTACACCAGGTGCTGTGGTCGTCGCCGGCCAACAGCCACAGCAACAAATCTTCTCAATCCAAATGATGACGACACAACAAGTACATGCTCCTCCGCCGGTGAACTACAACTTGCCTTCTCCAGATGGATACGATCAGCCTCCTCCAGCAGGTTACAACCTGCCTCCTCCAGCTGGTTACGATCAGCCTCCTCCAGGTTTCAATCAGGCTCCTCCGCCCTACGCAAGCTATCCTCCACCACCAAACCAATATCCTCCACCGTTACGACAAGCTTAA